One part of the Podarcis muralis chromosome 3, rPodMur119.hap1.1, whole genome shotgun sequence genome encodes these proteins:
- the LOC114594773 gene encoding cullin-9-like isoform X3 gives MVIERQNGNVLVHLGPKIQSYPEELIRQRRGHNGHVEYLIRWNLENGTGSRPGTCSAESSMENFLMWMSADDAYANCPTLLGKRTPKEESSRRIFPPDVTLDEPSLSEMKADVRNLVQRAAWQMASPTVPQSSILNTIQVLSAYASIGSLMGVFKETGALSLLMKMLCNEEEQIRRSAGKILRALASHDAGSRAYVLLSLSRQDGIEQHMDFDSRYTLLELFAETTSSEEHCMSFEGIPLPQIPGKLLFSLVKRYLCATSLVDKRHSATDPGGEHAASEPFSACSGDSKRLQREFDFSMAMSSLVSELVQAMGWDRGWQLRTLSRKPPWAAQSIFQSQAPSGATVPPATQVPQKETSTFKLRSAFPSRNSYVEYVQEKLVRGMRVRMLEDYEKVCAGDEGEFLQSNDGTPPIQVYWESLGRTYWVHWHMVEIIASSGHADEKAQEKLTSLTASLRRDTANQATYRKPLRGLYLAPYLTDHMKEKSETLSRAEWWELLFFVKKLEQQEQQEVVQLIQQNEKLPELDEEGLIPLSVSIELAQKVLQFLSRRCQGNAQRDLRSSHVYLKYSSSEGGTEQDGQKVDLAPAKCGSLSKAMGSRKTEEDSLPAPSAEEKTDTQLVHELLRVEGLSYPDTLDEKTKAFCSVKLVGKKSTIEQLSDALEMIQKPSCDAEQQMAGLRFAISILEEELERERQERHVVRMECELSRREKTGRLLVELLSHRVEEKLVMVLALQMLCRFMAKYDWRVLFALGGGLRSVLQCMQKHSTSASVQQAGLAALKILLGAGNCELPGGCEKHYPLKPSDARAIQELFTGVGPASSKVPGNLLCAIPAAIEKMLNTPGASAAVRNGFLVLNRLIDYHKGLAEQLENGDLHAVLQSCCQAGQSSNETLARIVLSRLAGRKLPLSQENAVSAASFDLKDIDVPKLLSSLHTSSVCKEMVMALEGCICGQGAFPMGNSCELLADVLLLKDLVPLGSERDVLLGTLRLLNKFLDSSWEDSVPWHKCIESCLSSMSAHLNDQEVVQESIDFLHHLATLDRDCAVSMCCLRTKEALAKVVEKHGSGLPRVTELGDLVSKCEKYAGLYKKMTASILAGCIQVVLGQIEEHRQTHQPINIPFFDVFLHSLCQGCSTEVKDDKCWERVEVSSNPQQASKLTDGNPKTYWESNGNSTSHHINIYMHRGVIIRQMSLLVTSEDSSYMPARIMVMGGESAASVSIKLNTVTVPPSASRVILLENMNCFWPIIQIKIKRCQQGGIDTRVRGIEVLGPKPTFWPIFKEQLCRRTYLFYTTKAHTWCQEISEDRMQLLQLFNRLNSALRHEQVFADRFLPDDEAAQALGKTCWEALISPLVQSITTPDPSGISPLSWLLSQYLENLEASRSAKSRAAIFNSRVRRLSHLLVHVDSSSPEPEELKPPVKSNGKNGKNKESSSGTVKAAVKKPSSTTGITQCWKGVVQQQVKLFLESSWQAPDFVERYCNTYLRLRTAMEELFGQQMSFMLALCHGFSGGLLQLSFLTAMHVSEQFARYIDRWIQESWADSGNVETLRRLQQSLEPVLFLAGLELANTFEHFYRCYLGDRLLSQGKTWLECAVVEHIGLCFPNRFPQQMLKNLSELEEQQQQFHLFQLEQLDKHLLELDQDGNWEAEEEMEEGEMVEAQQLFSREEEAEVKVLALSPRCWTISSFCYLEDPARFFPESLSQHLSKFADFYTQSQSRFGLEHTKPRRLQWTWLGHAELEYQGCLLHVSTLQMYILLCFNTAQEVSVERLFQATGLSPELLDCALKPLTTNGILTQSQGILRLSEGTLAQAPSQRLWLLPKQTYFDVEENKGRALEKKRNTTCCLLLEILKEERELHIDSLVFRVIDACQKRKPGSVPKFSRFCCSSADVLSCVLHLLNQGSIQRREDHPHLLQCVSTEPPALPAPRNQPQVVFQTVEIKKAPTAPCPEKRQAFSTFR, from the exons ATGGTGATTGAGAGGCAAAATGGGAATGTGTTAGTGCATCTCGGACCCAAGATTCAGAGCTATCCTGAGGAGTTAATCCGGCAGCGCCGTGGTCACAATGGGCACGTTGAATACCTGATTCGCTGGAACCTGGAAAATGGTACAGGAAGTAGGCCTGGCACCTGTTCAGCAGAGAGCAGCATGGAGAATTTCCTGATGTGGATGTCGGCAGATGATGCCTATGCCAACTGCCCAACACTCTTAGGCAAGAGGACACCCAAGGAAGAGAGTTCACGCAGAATATTCCCTCCCGATGTCACGTTGGATGAACCATCTCTTTCGGAGATGAAGGCCGATGTCCGGAACTTAGTGCAGCGGGCTGCTTGGCAAATGGCCAGCCCCACAGTCCCTCAGTCCTCCATCCTGAACACCATTCAAGTGCTCAGTGCTTATGCCAGTATTGGCTCATTGATGGGGGTCTTCAAGGAAACGGGTGCCCTCAGTCTGCTGATGAAGATGCTGTGTAACGAGGAGGAGCAGATCCGTCGCAGCGCAGGCAAGATCCTGAGGGCTCTGGCTTCTCACGATGCAG GAAGCCGAGCCTATGTCCTCTTGTCCCTGAGCCGGCAGGATGGCATTGAACAACACATGGACTTCGACAGCCGCTACACCCTCCTCGAGCTGTTTGCAGAAACAACATCCTCAGAAGAGCACTGCATGTCCTTTGAGGGGATCCCCCTTCCACAG ATTCCAGGGAAGCTGCTGTTTTCTCTGGTGAAGCGCTACCTATGTGCCACCTCCCTCGTGGACAAACGCCATAGCGCCACAGACCCGGGAGGGGAGCATGCAGCCTCTGAGCCCTTCAGTGCGTGCTCCGGGGACAGCAAAAGGCTGCAGCGTGAGTTTGACTTCAGCATGGCCATGTCCAGCCTTGTTTCAGAGCTGGTGCAGGCCATGGGCTGGGATCGCGGCTGGCAGCTCCGGACTCTCAGCAGGAAGCCGCCCTGGGCAGCTCAGTCTATCTTCCAGTCCCAGGCTCCCAGTGGCGCCACCGTCCCGCCAGCCACTCAGGTCCCCCAGAAGGAGACCAGCACTTTCAAACTGCGCTCAGCCTTCCCCAGTCGCAACAGCTATGTGGAGTACGTGCAGGAGAAGCTGGTGCGGGGCATGCGCGTGCGCATGTTGGAAGACTATGAGAAAGTCTGTGCGGGAGACGAAGGCGAGTTCCTCCAGAGCAATGACGGCACGCCACCCATCCAG GTTTACTGGGAGTCTCTGGGCCGCACATACTGGGTGCATTGGCACATGGTTGAGATCATTGCTTCCTCGGGGCATGCAGATGAGAAAGCCCAAGAAAAGTTAACCAGCCTTACAGCTTCTCTGAGACGGGACACAG CTAACCAGGCAACGTACCGTAAACCGCTTCGGGGCCTGTACTTGGCGCCATACCTGACGGATCATATGAAGGAGAAGTCTGAGACTCTGAGCCGGGCTGAATGGTGGGAGCTCCTCTTCTTCGTTAAGAAGCTGgaacagcaggagcagcaggaagtGGTCCAGCTCATCCAGCAGAACGAGAAG CTGCCAGAGCTAGACGAAGAAGGCCTGATCCCGCTGTCTGTCTCCATAGAGCTAGCTCAGAAAGTGCTGCAGTTCCTGAGCAGGCGCTGCCAGGGCAATGCCCAACGTGACCTGCGCAGCTCCCACGTCTATCTCAAGTATTCCTCCAGCGAAGGAGGGACAGAGCAGGATGGACAAAAAGTGGACCTGGCCCCTGCGAAGTGTGGCAGCCTTTCCAAAGCCATGGGGTCCAGAAAGACAGAGGAGGACTCGCTTCCAGCTCCATCCGCGGAAGAGAAAACAGACACCCAGCTGGTTCATGAGCTCCTCAGAGTGGAAGGACTTTCTTACCCAGACACGCTGGATGAGAAAACCAAAG CTTTCTGCAGTGTGAAGCTGGTCGGGAAGAAGAGCACCATCGAGCAGCTCTCCGATGCCTTGGAGATGATCCAGAAGCCCAGCTGTGACGCTGAGCAGCAGATGGCTGGTCTCAGATTCGCCATCAGCATCTTGGAGGAGGAGCTTGAGCGGGAGAGGCAAGAGAGACATGTCGTCAGGATGGAGTGTGAGCTCTCCAGAAG GGAGAAAACGGGGAGGCTGCTGGTGGAGCTGCTGAGTCATCGAGTGGAGGAGAAGCTGGTGATGGTGTTGGCACTACAGATGCTGTGCCGGTTCATGGCCAAGTATGACTGGCGGGTCCTCTTTGCCCTCGGAGGGGGGCTGCGCTCCGTGCTACAGTGCATGCAGAAGCACTCCACGTCTGCATCGGTGCAGCAGGCTGGCTTAGCG GCATTGAAGATACTGTTGGGAGCTGGGAACTGTGAGCTACCAGGAGGCTGTGAGAAGCACTACCCTCTGAAACCCTCAGATGCCCGGGCAATACAAGAGCTCTTCACCGGCGTTGGTCCTGCTTCCAGCAAAGTCCCTGGCAATTTGCTCTGCGCCATCCCTGCTGCGATCGAGAAGATGCTGAACACACCTGG GGCCTCGGCAGCAGTTCGGAATGGGTTTCTGGTGCTCAACCGATTGATCGACTACCACAAGGGCCTGGCGGAGCAGCTGGAAAACGGTGACCTCCACGCagtcctgcagagctgctgccaagcCGGCCAGAGCTCCAACGAGACGCTGGCTCGGATAGTGCTCAGCCGCTTGGCTGGACGTAAGCTGCCCCTGAGCCAGGAGAACGCAG tctctgcagcctccTTTGACCTGAAGGATATCGATGTTCCCAAACTGCTGAGCAGTCTGCACACCAGCAGTGTTTGCAAGGAGATGGTGATggccctggagggctgcatttgtggCCAGGGTGCCTTCCCCATGGGAAACAGCTGTGAGCTTCTGGCAGACGTGCTTCTGCTCAAAGACTTGGTGCCACTGGGATCTGAGAGGGACGTACTGCTGGGAACATTAAG gcTTTTGAACAAGTTCCTGGACAGTTCCTGGGAAGACTCAGTGCCCTGGCATAAGTGCATTGAGTCTTGCTTGTCTTCCATGAGTGCTCACTTAAATGATCAAGAG GTTGTCCAGGAGTCCATTGATTTCCTTCATCACTTGGCAACCCTGGACAGAGACTGtgctgtttccatgtgctgcctgCGTACCAAGGAAGCCTTGGCCAAAGTCGTGGAGAAGCATGGCTCCGGTCTCCCACGGGTGACGGAACTGGGGGACCTCGTGAGCAAGTGCGAGAAGTACGCCGGCCTGTATAAGAAGATGACCGCCAGCATCCTGGCTGGCTGCATCCAG GTGGTTCTGGGTCAAATAGAAGAACACAGGCAGACTCACCAGCCCATCAACATCCCATTCTTTGATGTGTTCTTGCACAGTCTTTGCCAAG GCTGCAGCACGGAGGTCAAAGACGACAAGTGTTGGGAGAGGGTGGAAGTCTCCTCCAACCCTCAGCAAGCCAGCAAGCTGACGGATGGGAACCCCAAGACCTACTGGGAGTCTAATGGCAACAGCACCTCCCACCATATCAACATCTATATGCATCGTGGGGTCATAATCCG GCAGATGTCTCTGTTGGTGACCAGCGAGGATTCCAGCTACATGCCAGCTCGTATTATGGTCATGGGAGGGGAGAGCGCAGCCAGTGTCAGCATCAAGCTCAATACG GTGACTGTCCCGCCATCGGCCAGCAGAGTGATCCTTCTGGAGAACATGAACTGCTTCTGGCCCATCATACAGATCAAGATCAAGCGCTGCCAGCAG GGGGGCATTGACACTCGCGTGCGTGGCATCGAGGTGCTGGGTCCCAAGCCCACCTTCTGGCCCATCTTCAAGGAGCAGCTGTGCCGGCGCACATACCTCTTCTACACCACCAAGGCGCACACCTGGTGCCAGGAAATCTCGGAAGACCggatgcagctgctgcagctcttCAACAG GTTGAACAGTGCCTTGCGCCACGAGCAGGTCTTTGCCGACCGCTTCCTTCCCGACGACGAAGCTGCCCAGGCCctgggcaagacctgctgggaggCTCTGATCAGCCCTTTGGTGCAGAGCATCACCACTCCAG ATCCCAGCGGCATCAGCCCCCTTTCCTGGCTCCTGAGCCAATACCTGGAGAACCTGGAGGCTTCCCGGAGCGCCAAAAGCCGGGCGGCCATCTTCAACTCTCGCGTCCGGCGCCTGAGCCACCTGCTGGTGCACGTGGACTCCAGCAGCCCTGAGCCTGAGGAGCTCAAGCCCCCCGTGAAATCCA ACGGGAAGAACGGGAAGAACAAAGAGTCGAGCTCTGGGACTGTCAAGGCAGCCGTGAAGAAGCCCAGCAGCACCACTGGCATCACCCAGTGCTGGAAAGGGGTGGTCCAGCAGCAG GTGAAGCTGTTCCTGGAGTCCTCCTGGCAGGCCCCGGACTTTGTGGAGCGCTACTGCAACACCTACCTGCGCCTCCGCACCGCCATGGAGGAGCTCTTTGGGCAGCAGATGTCCTTCATGCTGGCCCTGTGCCACGGCTTCTCTGGGGGTCTGCTGCAGCTCTCCTTCCTGACAGCCATGCAC GTGAGTGAGCAGTTTGCCCGCTACATCGACCGGTGGATCCAGGAGAGCTGGGCGGACTCTGGCAACGTGGAGACTTTGCGGCGCCTGCAGCAGAGCCTGGAGCCCGTCCTCTTCCTGGCAGGCCTGGAGTTGGCCAACACCTTCGAGCACTTCTACCG GTGCTACCTGGGAGACCGGCTCCTGTCGCAGGGCAAGACGTGGCTGGAGTGTGCGGTGGTGGAGCACATTGGGCTCTGCTTCCCCAACCGCTTCCCCCAGCAGATGCTGAAGAACCTGAGTGAgctggaggagcagcagcagcagttccacCTCTTCCAGCTGGAGCAGCTTGACAAGCACCTGCTGGAACTTGACCAGGATGGGAActgggaggcggaggaggagatggaggaaggAGAG ATGGTGGAGGCGCAGCAGCTGTTCTCTCGGGAGGAAGAGGCCGAGGTGAAGGTGCTGGCGCTGTCTCCGCGCTGCTGGACCATCTCCTCGTTCTGCTACCTGGAGGATCCTGCCCGGTTCTTCCCAGAATCCCTCAGTCAGCACCTGAGCAAGTTTGCTGACTTCTACACCCAGA GTCAGAGCCGCTTTGGGCTGGAGCACACCAAGCCGCGGCGTTTGCAGTGGACGTGGCTGGGCCACGCGGAGCTGGAGTACCAGGGCTGCCTCCTGCACGTCTCCACCCTGCAGATGTACATCCTCCTCTGCTTCAACACCGCCCAG GAGGTTTCTGTGGAAAGGCTCTTTCAAGCCACAGGTCTCTCCCCTGAGCTCCTCGATTGTGCGCTGAAACCTCTGACGACGAATGGGATCTTGACCCAGAGCCAGG GTATCTTGAGGCTGAGTGAGGGGACACTGGCCCAAGCGCCCAGCCAGCGCCTGTGGCTGTTGCCCAAGCAGACCTACTTCGATGTGGAAGAGAACAAGGGCAGGgctctggagaagaagaggaacaCCACCTGCTGCCTCCTTCTCGAGATcctgaaagaggagagagagctgCACATCGACAGCCTGGTGTTCAGG GTGATAGATGCCTGCCAGAAACGGAAGCCGGGCTCAGTCCCAAAGTTCTCCCGCTTCTGCTGCAGCAGCGCTGACGTCCTGTCCTGCGTGCTCCACCTGCTAAACCAGGGCTCCATCCAGCGCCGGGAAGACCACCCACATCTCTTGCAGTGCGTCTCCACGGAGCCCCCCGCCCTGCCGGCACCAAGGAACCAGCCTCAAGTAGTCTTCCAGACCGTTGAGATAAAAAAAGCACCCACTGCACCCTGCCCAGAAAAGAGACAGGCGTTCTCTACATTTAGGTAG